The segment ctgattttagtgtataaaCATTAATggttattttttgaaatttgtcatttatattaattttattatattatttggtgcatataatatatattgcatgGAATTCagatataatattactaaatctCATCAAAATGTATTAagtgttaataaaatataaagataatttcactgtgaatataaaataaataatataataacagGCTCTTACTTATACAAAATATgcataacatataaattattaatttataaattttaatggaaccaaatatttatatagaattttataaaaaaatattatcttattattttatcgatttgtgtcaAATTTTGATCCATTGAAATCGTAtaactttattaatttatagagattattagtttatagaatattaatttatagatgttCTACTTTGTAGTTAGTATTTAATGTTACTTTTCCGCATTTGTCATCACCAAAATCATTGCATTGGattgtttattgtttagatACCATTGACTTTACTTTTCTAGCTATTTTTAGTTGTTCCTTTCAACTTTTCAACATCCGACTACACTACATTACTCTCTGCTAagtgtttcatttttttcaccaagaaaaaaatatagatagatGGATAAATCAGAGCTAATCTTCATACCTCTGCCACAGACCAGCCACATTTCATCGACGTTCATACTTGCTAACAGAGCCGGAAAATTAGGACCAGAagcaaattataaaaaatcggCCGTGTTAGTGGGAATTCGAACGCGGGTTTGGTGTACGGAAGTCTTTAGCTTTCATGTTTTACCACTAGACTACAGGGAGATTCTGTGAAAATGTGGCCGAAATAATATCTATAATAAAACGGCCGGAAGCAGTGGCTTCCTTGGCTTGGTCCAAGGGCCGCCTCTGCTTGCTAAGCGTCTAATCAATCTGGACCGTCGGATTTCCATGATCACAATACTCTGCAtgaaacttctttttttgttaaaaggtaaatatcataaaaatgaacaaaaaaatttacaaagtaATATTTTAGGTTTGAACCAtcttaacaaaaagaaaaaaaaataagatgaaTCACTGAAAATAAATACTAACAAGAAAGCCTATCGCAGCCACATCGCCATGAGCTTGCTGAAAGGTTTCCTTAGTTTTCTGGATGAGATGATGTTTTTCAGTCTGTCAATATTATGGAACACCGCATAATGGATGTTTGATTGTGTATGAGGTTCGTTCCTTTGCTTCCACAGGTGGAACTTCCTTTCACTCTTAACACTGATGATTATATCGCGTCACTAACCGCCTCCGAGCCTAGAATCCGACACATCAGCCTCCCAGAGGTCCAAGGCACGCCCACCACCCAGACCGACTTCTTAGGCTTGGTCAACAGAAACATACCCACTATCAGGAAAACCATCCTAGATTTGGTCTCATCATCGTCCCAACGCCATGTGGTCGCTGGCTTgattcttgatttcttctgcGTCGGTATGATCGACATAGCCCGTTTTGAAAACATTCCTTGTTACATCTACATGGCGGCAATTTTTGCTTACTTGGGAATTCTACGTTATCTCCGGTAGCGTCACCACTAAAGTTCGACTTGAGTTCCAACGAGAAAGAGTTATCGATTCCGGTTTTCCTGAACAAAGTTCCTGGTAGAACCGGAATAATCAGGAAGAAGGTTAAACACATTTCAGCATTGGCGAGAAAAGCTCTTGATGGAGGATCGTCTATGGTGGCTACAAGAGATTTTATCAGTGACGTTCTTGGGGACCACTTTTAATGTCATCAACAATATCTTAATGAGAATTAATAAGAAGTTTTTTCGACAAGAGgacatttaaaacattttatgaCAAAGAGATGCACATGAAAAACACACACATTGGACATGTCACACACGCTCAGAACAAATGGTGTGAAATGTGATAAGTTTATGTACACCACTAGAACAAACAAACCTCCAACACAGAAAAGAAATGGTGAAAGAAACAGAGCTTATCTTCATCCCAGTTCCTTCCACAGGCCACCTTCTCGTCAACATCGAGTTCGCCAAGCGTCTCATCAGTTTCGACAATCGGATCAACACCATCACCATCCTCCAATTACACTCACCGACCAGCCCGAACGCGTCAGTTTTCGCCAGATCTCTCGTAGCTTCACAGCCCCAGATCCGCCTCCACGACCTCCCCCTTCTCGACGATCCTCCCCCGTTGGATCTCTACTACAGAGCTCCCGAAGCCTTCATAGTCCAGCTCGTCAAGAGAACCACTCCTCTGATCAAAGAAGCCGTCTCCAGCATCGTCGATTCGCGTACTAACTCTCGTGTAGCTGGTTTggttcttgatttcttctgcAACACGTTGATTAAAGATGTAGGCGACGAGCTTAACCTCCCTTCTTACATATTCCTAACGTGCAACGCTAGATACTTGGGTATGATGAAATATCTCCCGGATCGGCATCGGAGAGTCGGGTCGAAGCTCGATTGGAGCTCCGGAGATGAGGAGTTAGCGATTCCTGGATTCGTTCACCCTGTTCCGGCGAAGTTTCTGCCGTCGGGTTTGTTCAATGAAGAAGCTTATTACGAGGCTTACGTTGAGCTATCGCCGAGTTTCGGTAAAGcgaagggtattttggtaaattCGGTAGCGGAGATTGAGCCGTATACGTTCGGGTATTTCTCTCGGCAGGAGAATTATCCTACGGTGTACCCGGTCGGACCGATTCTCAGCTTGGAGGATCGAGCGAGTCctaaggaagaggaggaggctGGGGATCGAGATGGGATCGTGAGATGGCTTGAGGATCAGCCGGAGTGTTCGGTGGTGTTCCTCTGTTTTGGGAGCAATGGAAGCGTTGATGAGTTGCAAGCGAAGGAGATAGCTCAAGCGCTTGAAGTTGTCGGGTGTAGATTTCTATGGTCAATCCGGACAAGTGTCGTAGGGACTAAACCGACCGATGTGTTGCCGGAGGGTTTCATGGGCCGTATGGCGGGTAGGGGATTGGTTTGTGGTTGGGCCCCGCAAGTGGAAGTGCTGGAACATCAGGCGATTGGAGGGTTCGTGTCTCACTGTGGTTGGAACTCCACGCTTGAGAGCTTGTGGTTCGGTGTTCCCGTCGCCACGTGGCCCATGTACGCTGAGCAACAGCTGAACGCGTTCACGTTGGTGAAGGAGTTGGGGTTAGCTGTGGATCTACGGATGGATTACGTGTCTGGTCGTGGAGGTTTAGTGACTTGTGACGAGATAGCAAGAGCCATCAGGTCTTTGATGAACGATGGGGAAGGGAGGAGGGTTAAGGTGAAGGAGATGTCTGATGCGGCGAGGAAGGCTGTGATGGATGGAGGATCGTCTTCTTTGGCGACGGCTCGATTCATTGATGAGTTGGTGGAAGATGGTTCATGCTAGTTCAAGTGCAGTTCAACACTCTGATTCTTTTTTTCACCGACGAAGAAACTTATTTGTAAAACGAAAATTGTGGCTTAACAGTATGGACATTGTTTGAATAAAAGTTTGGTATTTTTTCAGGTCGGTTTGAACTGGTTCATAGTACAGAAGTGTGGTTGTAACTTGTTGGTGTTGAGGAAGAGACTGAATTCAGCTACAAGGTACTTAAACACGTTTTAGATAATGTAGCACTCACATCAAATCATTTGAGGTAAATAGATCAGAACGCTTAAAGATATTAAGACTCCTTACCAACCATTCAAGTCGAATGTTTGGATGATTACTAATCCATTATCCATGTACAATTTTATGGATGATAAGTTAAAATAAGCTTGCAAACTGAAAATAGATAGAACCTCTATGTTCTACCTGTATAAGAAAAAATGCCCAGAATTGGAACTATTAGCTGTAGTCTACAAGATCGAGAAGCCTCTCAAGGTCTTCTTCtgctttttttaaaagaaaaaaaattgttgtctTCAGCTTAGAAACATGACTATGACATTTTGGCTCTGGCAAAGACCACTCCAGCAAACAAACCTgttaaaccaaaataaacatACACCAATTTATATCCAATTCATTCATTCCCACCTCAACTCaccaaagaaaaacagagcatATAACCGGAACCGGTCATCGTTTGTGCTCTGCTTCTGCAGAACAGTTTTACTTACCAAAAAGTATGCTGAACAAATTTGGGAG is part of the Raphanus sativus cultivar WK10039 chromosome 5, ASM80110v3, whole genome shotgun sequence genome and harbors:
- the LOC108859985 gene encoding flavonol 3-O-glucosyltransferase UGT71C4, with amino-acid sequence MVKETELIFIPVPSTGHLLVNIEFAKRLISFDNRINTITILQLHSPTSPNASVFARSLVASQPQIRLHDLPLLDDPPPLDLYYRAPEAFIVQLVKRTTPLIKEAVSSIVDSRTNSRVAGLVLDFFCNTLIKDVGDELNLPSYIFLTCNARYLGMMKYLPDRHRRVGSKLDWSSGDEELAIPGFVHPVPAKFLPSGLFNEEAYYEAYVELSPSFGKAKGILVNSVAEIEPYTFGYFSRQENYPTVYPVGPILSLEDRASPKEEEEAGDRDGIVRWLEDQPECSVVFLCFGSNGSVDELQAKEIAQALEVVGCRFLWSIRTSVVGTKPTDVLPEGFMGRMAGRGLVCGWAPQVEVLEHQAIGGFVSHCGWNSTLESLWFGVPVATWPMYAEQQLNAFTLVKELGLAVDLRMDYVSGRGGLVTCDEIARAIRSLMNDGEGRRVKVKEMSDAARKAVMDGGSSSLATARFIDELVEDGSC